From the Burkholderia ubonensis subsp. mesacidophila genome, the window CGTGCCCTTCATGCCGAGGCGCTGGACCTCGTCGTTCATCATGTTGACGAACTGCGCCTCGCTGCCGCCGACCAGCTCGGCGAGCGCGATCGCCGCGTCGTTGCCCGACTGGATGATCATCCCGTAGACGAGGTCGTGCACCGACACCGGCTTGTCCGCCTCGATGAACATCCGCGACTCGTCGGTGCCGACGCGGCGCACGGCCGCGCTCGGCGTGACGATCTGCTCCATCGAGATCTTCTTCTTGTCGAGCGCCTCGAACACGAGGTACGCGGTCATCAGCTTCGTCAGCGATGCCGGCTCGACGCGCTCGTCCGCGTTGCCCGACGCGAGCACGGTGTTGCTCGTCGCGTCGACGAGCACCCACGAGCGCGCGTTCACGCCCGGCGGCGGCACCGCGCCCGGCATGTAGGTCGCGGGCGCGCCGGTCGCCTCGGGCGCGGCGGCCGGCGCCGCATGCGCGGCCCGGGCCTTGGCGGCGGGCTTCGCCTCGGCGGCGACGATCGTCGACGCGAGCGCGACGGGCAGCATCACGCCGAGCGCGACGTTGCGCGCGGCGGTGCTGAAGGCGATGGAGGAAGCGAGGGACTTGAGGCCTTGGGTGGACAAACGCATGATCGATTCAGGCTGATGGCAGAAAGTACGGGCGCGAAACACGCACGGTTGAATGGCAAGGCGGCGGGCGTTTCGGCCTGCACCTGAAACGTCAGGCGATGCGAAACGCGCCGGTTGGACTCGTGCGGACGCGTTCGGTTCGCGACCGGCGCAGCGCGTGCGCGACGGGCCAGCGAATCGAGCGCCGCATGGGCCCGGCCGGGCCGCGGGCGACGCGAAATCCGGCCATTATACGTGGCCGCGACGCGCGTTTTCGTGAATGCGGCGCTACACCGGCACAGATCGGCGTCGCGGGGATAGCGCGACGGGAATGCGCAGGACCACTATCGAAGGGAGATGCAAGATGCGCGAGGCGGCCTGCAAGTCGCGCGGCGGCGGAACCCGGGCGGGTCCCGCCTTCAAGCCGCTATCGGAGCATTATCGGGGCGTGATCACGGGGTGATCCGGCCCTAGCAGGCTGTTGAAATTGGATACGGTGTAAGCGGGCGCTGCGGGCGGTGCGTTAGAGATATCGTGTTCATGATCTTGGGCAAACGAGAGCGATGCGCGGAATGGACGAGATGCAAGAACCGCTGTTCACGACGGTGAAGCTGGAAGACTTCGTGCCGGCTGATCACCCGTTGCGGCCGCTTCGGCTGCTGGTCAATCAAGCGCTGAAGCGGCTCAACGGGCTGTTCAGCACGATCTATGCAGACAGCGGCCGGGCCTCGATTGCGCCTGAGAAGCTGCTGCGTGCGTTGCTGCTGCAAGTGTTTTATTCGATGCGCAGCGAGCGCATGCTGATGGAGCAGATGCGATACAACCTGCTGTTCCGCTGGTTCGTCGGCCTCGCCATCGAAGACGCCGTCTGGGATCACTCGGTGTTCTCGAAGAACCGCGATCGTCTGCTCGAGCACGAAGTGGTCGAAGCGTTCTTTACTGAAGTCATGAGCCTGGCCGACAAGCAAGGGCTGCTGTCCAGAGAACACTTCTCGGTCGATGGCACGCTGATCCAGGCATGGGCCAGCCACAAGAGCTTCCGGCCCAAGGACGGTTCGGACGATCCGCCGGCCGGCGGTGGCCGCAATGTCGACACCGACTGGAAGGGCAAGCGGCGCAGCAACGAGACTCACGAGTCGAGCACCGATACGGACGCGCGGCTGTTTAGGAAGAGCAAAGGCACGCCGTCCATCCTGTGTTACCAGGGGCACATCCTGATGGAGAACCGATCGGGCTTGGTAGTGGGTGCTGTGGTGAGCCATGCCGATGGCTTTGGCGAACGCGCCAGCGCGTTGCGCCTGCTCGATTGCGTGCCGGGCCGTCACGCCAAGACGCTCGGCGCCGACAAGGGTTACGACATGCGCGACTTTGTGCGGGACTGTCGTGCGCGCAAGGTGACGCCGCATGTCGCGCGCAACGACGCGCATCAAGGCGGCAGCGCGATCGACGGGCGCACGTCGCGGCACGTCGGCTATGGCATCAGCCAAGTCATTCGCAAACGCATCGAGGAGCACTTCGGCTGGGGCAAGACCGTCGGCCGGATTCGACAGACCGTGTATCGCGGCATCAAGCGAGTCGACCAGCACTTCAAACTGACGATGCTGGCGAGCAACCTGACTCGAATGGCCCGAATACTGACGGCGGTGCCACAAGGGGCAATGCGATGAGCCGGCCAAGCGTGGCCGTCGCGCGGCAGCTCGCCGGCTGGCCCGCTCGCCAGCGGGGCAGCCGGGACGATTTATCCGCAACTCAGCAGCCAATCGCATACGAAACCCTTTTAAATAGTGCCCCGGCCGTCAAAACGAGGCGCTTTTCAACAGCCTGC encodes:
- a CDS encoding IS5-like element ISButh5 family transposase, which translates into the protein MDEMQEPLFTTVKLEDFVPADHPLRPLRLLVNQALKRLNGLFSTIYADSGRASIAPEKLLRALLLQVFYSMRSERMLMEQMRYNLLFRWFVGLAIEDAVWDHSVFSKNRDRLLEHEVVEAFFTEVMSLADKQGLLSREHFSVDGTLIQAWASHKSFRPKDGSDDPPAGGGRNVDTDWKGKRRSNETHESSTDTDARLFRKSKGTPSILCYQGHILMENRSGLVVGAVVSHADGFGERASALRLLDCVPGRHAKTLGADKGYDMRDFVRDCRARKVTPHVARNDAHQGGSAIDGRTSRHVGYGISQVIRKRIEEHFGWGKTVGRIRQTVYRGIKRVDQHFKLTMLASNLTRMARILTAVPQGAMR